A DNA window from Candidatus Binataceae bacterium contains the following coding sequences:
- a CDS encoding efflux RND transporter permease subunit, translating to VDINMSVPKVSDFNRLPIKWSNGAPVFLGDVAHVTDSHQPQTNVVRVDGRQATYLMVIKHASASTLAVVDAVRAKIPLIRATGPKGMEVSLTFDQSKFVRAALWDVVQEAVTAAALVALMVLIFLGSPRSMLIVITSIPLSILTAIVGLKLAGQTINTMTLGGIALAVGMLVDDATVEIENIHRNQALGKPLLVAILDGASQIATPTLVGTLAICIVFFPVVLLTGVARFLFTPLAMAVVFAMLTSYLLSRTLVPTMARYLLPEQHSEPDVNSWWGRFVLRFEAGFARLRENYRWALGAFIARRTTALAVSAAAIVISAGLVLVVGEDFFPAVDAGMMRLHVRAPTGTRIERSEVIVDNVERAIRQVIPPAELESISDNIGLPLSYDLAFYQTDSTGPQDADILIQLQPRHRPTAYYQERIRTLLAQRFPNVVTYFQAADITSQVLNFGLPAAIDAQVQGYDLQSDYDWALRLKQRMQIIPGVRDLRIAEPLDYPAINVEVDRTKALQFGVTQEQVASSVLATLSGAYLLQPNFWLDPVNGVNYEVIAQTPQEKMDAMPELANIPLSTSPPATTDQMAAETISPQPQLLGNIASFHRSWDPAVVAHYTVQRVIDVDCAVEGRDLGSVSRAVGQAIQSLGKLPPGTTIQILGQSQAMRDSFTTLGEGLVLAIILVYLLMVANFQSWLEPLIITLAVTGALAGVLWMLAITGTTINVESLMGSIMAVGVGVANGNLLIIFANDLREEGYSPVAAAIEAGRIRLRPIIMTALAMILGMLPMALGLGTGAEQNAPLGRAVIGGLIAATLMTLFVVPTVYSIFSRHLIGKEQRDAEVEGVERQLRNPV from the coding sequence CTGATGGTGATCAAACATGCCAGCGCCTCTACTCTGGCGGTGGTGGATGCGGTGCGCGCCAAAATTCCCCTAATCCGGGCCACCGGGCCTAAGGGGATGGAGGTTTCGCTGACCTTCGATCAATCTAAGTTTGTCCGTGCGGCGTTGTGGGACGTGGTCCAGGAAGCGGTTACGGCGGCAGCGCTGGTGGCTCTCATGGTGCTGATCTTCTTGGGCTCGCCCCGCAGTATGTTGATCGTAATCACCTCGATTCCGCTCTCGATCCTGACCGCGATCGTCGGGCTCAAGCTGGCCGGCCAGACGATTAACACCATGACCCTGGGCGGGATTGCGCTGGCAGTGGGGATGCTGGTGGATGATGCGACGGTGGAAATCGAGAATATTCATCGCAACCAGGCGCTGGGCAAGCCGCTGCTGGTGGCGATCCTGGACGGCGCCAGCCAAATCGCCACCCCCACTTTGGTTGGCACCCTGGCGATTTGTATCGTCTTCTTTCCGGTGGTGCTGCTGACCGGGGTGGCGCGCTTCCTGTTTACGCCCTTGGCGATGGCGGTGGTGTTTGCGATGCTCACCTCCTACCTGCTCTCGCGCACCCTGGTGCCGACCATGGCCCGCTACCTGCTGCCCGAGCAGCACAGCGAGCCAGACGTCAATAGCTGGTGGGGCCGATTCGTGCTCCGCTTCGAGGCTGGTTTCGCGCGGCTGCGTGAGAACTACCGCTGGGCCTTGGGCGCTTTTATCGCGCGGCGCACAACCGCATTGGCGGTCAGCGCGGCGGCGATTGTAATTTCGGCGGGGCTGGTGCTGGTGGTGGGGGAGGATTTCTTCCCGGCCGTCGACGCAGGGATGATGCGGTTGCACGTGCGGGCACCCACTGGGACCCGGATCGAGCGCAGCGAAGTCATCGTGGACAACGTCGAGCGCGCGATTCGCCAGGTGATACCGCCTGCGGAGCTGGAAAGTATCAGCGATAATATCGGTCTGCCGCTCTCCTACGACCTGGCCTTCTACCAGACCGACAGCACCGGCCCGCAAGACGCCGATATTCTCATTCAGCTCCAGCCCCGCCATCGTCCCACCGCCTACTATCAGGAGCGCATCCGGACCCTGCTGGCTCAGCGTTTTCCCAACGTGGTGACCTACTTCCAGGCCGCTGATATCACCAGCCAAGTCCTCAACTTCGGCCTGCCGGCGGCAATCGACGCCCAGGTCCAAGGCTACGACTTGCAGTCGGACTACGACTGGGCGCTGCGCCTGAAGCAACGCATGCAGATTATTCCTGGGGTGCGCGATCTGCGCATCGCCGAGCCTCTGGACTATCCCGCGATCAACGTCGAAGTGGATCGCACCAAGGCGCTGCAGTTCGGCGTAACTCAGGAGCAGGTTGCCTCCAGCGTGCTCGCCACCTTGTCGGGCGCGTATCTGTTGCAACCCAATTTCTGGCTGGATCCGGTCAACGGGGTCAACTACGAAGTCATCGCGCAAACTCCCCAGGAAAAAATGGATGCCATGCCGGAGTTGGCCAACATCCCCTTGAGCACCAGTCCGCCCGCCACCACCGATCAGATGGCGGCCGAGACCATCAGCCCGCAGCCGCAATTGCTGGGCAATATCGCCAGTTTCCATCGCTCCTGGGATCCCGCGGTCGTGGCCCATTACACCGTGCAACGCGTGATCGACGTCGACTGCGCGGTCGAGGGGCGCGACCTGGGTAGCGTCAGCCGAGCGGTTGGACAGGCGATCCAGAGTTTGGGCAAATTGCCGCCGGGGACAACCATTCAGATCCTCGGACAGAGCCAAGCCATGAGGGACTCCTTCACCACCCTGGGCGAAGGGTTAGTCCTTGCCATTATCCTGGTCTACCTGTTGATGGTGGCCAACTTTCAGTCCTGGTTGGAGCCGCTGATTATCACCCTGGCGGTGACTGGAGCGCTGGCCGGGGTATTATGGATGCTGGCGATCACCGGTACCACCATCAACGTGGAGTCGCTGATGGGCTCCATCATGGCGGTGGGGGTGGGTGTGGCCAATGGCAACCTGTTGATCATTTTTGCCAACGATCTGCGCGAGGAAGGCTATAGTCCGGTCGCGGCGGCGATCGAGGCTGGCCGTATCCGCCTACGTCCGATCATCATGACCGCCTTGGCGATGATTTTGGGGATGCTGCCGATGGCGCTGGGACTGGGAACCGGCGCCGAACAGAACGCGCCCCTGGGACGTGCGGTAATTGGCGGCCTGATCGCGGCCACCCTGATGACCCTGTTCGTGGTTCCCACTGTGTACTCGATTTTCAGCCGCCACCTGATCGGCAAGGAGCAACGCGACGCCGAAGTCGAAGGCGTGGAGCGTCAGTTGCGCAACCCGGTCTAA